The Rheinheimera mangrovi genome contains the following window.
TTGCGAGACCTGATCGTGACGTTTCACCTGCACCCTGCTCTGCTGTTCGCTGTATTGAGCCTTAAAGGCATCATCAATTTTTGGTGTGTCGATCATAGCCGCATCAAAAATCGCATGATTGCCAACCAGACCTTTTTCCGGCAATTGGAACGAGTCATTAGTTGCTTCAATCATCAACAAAAACAAGGGTTCTGTCACTTCTAACCGCCACATGGTGGAACGTGGGATCACCACATAATCACCATCGCGCAAGGTTAAATGACCATAGTCACAATAAAGCTCGGCCGAACCTTCGTGCACAAACAACAACTCGTCACCGTCAGCATTACGAACCAGATAATCCATCGACTCTGTTAAGCGCCAGGTACGCATTTTACAGTATGCATTGTGCAGCAAGGTTGGCACTTGCCATGGCGATACGTTTTGATTACCGGCTATGTTGTTAAAGTTATACAAACGGGGCTTTAATGGCCCTTCCCAATCACTCCAGCCTGTCGGCGCATGAGTGTGGTGGAAATGGGTCGCTGGGCCAAAAAAGCCACTGCGGCCCACTTCACGTTCATAAATGCCCCTGTCTGGAAAATCAGCATGAGCCTGACGGGAAACTTCACCTTCTTTTAGCGGAAAAGACGCCCATTTACGCATAGTTAAATCACTCCACGACGGATTTGATCTTCTTCAATGGATTCAAACAGGGCTTTGAAGTTACCTTCGCCAAAACCTTCATTGCCTTTACGCTGAATGATTTCAAAGAATACAGGGCCAATCACAGTTTGGGTGAAGATCTGCAATAAAATACCGTCCTTCATTGGTGCACCGTCGATCAGAATACGTAACTCTTTCAACTGGTCCAGATCTTCCGTATGGCCTTCAACCCTGGCATTCACACGTTCGTAGTAGGTATCTGGGGTTGGCATAAAGTCCATGCCGCGTTGACGCAAAGTGCGGACTGTTTCGTAAATATCCTCTGTTGTCAGAGCTATATGCTGGATGCCTTCACCTTTGTATTCACGGATAAATTCTTCAATCTGAGATTTATCATCAGAAGATTCGTTGATTGGAATACGGATTTTGCCACAAGGTGCCGTCATCGCTTTAGAGACCAGACCTGTCAGCTTGCCTTCGATATCAAAATAACGGATTTCACGGAAGTTACCGATACGCTCATAAAAACCAGCCCACAGAGCCATATTGCCACGACGGACGTTGTGCGTCAGGTGATCGATGACTTCTAAACCGACCTGGTTTTTTTCCATTTCAGCCTGCCAGTTGTCATGGAATTTGAAATCCACGTCGTAAACAGAATTCTGACCATAACGATCGACAAAATACAGCAGGCTGCTACCAATGCCATACACAGCAGGAATATTCAGCTCCATAGGGCCTACCTGATTCTGATAGGCTTTAGCGCCATTGGCTACAGCATGCTTTAATGCTTCGGCAGCATCTTTGACACGAAAGGCCATAGCACAGACGCTTGGGCCATGTTCGGCAGCAAATTGTTCAGCCTGAGAATTTGGCTGACCGTTCACAATAAAATTCACATCACCTTGTTTGTATAACCAGGCGTCTTTAGAGCGGTGTTTGGCCACTTCAGTAAAACCTAACGACTTAAACAGTTGTTTCAGGTCTGCAATGCCCTGCTCTGTCGCCGCAGTATATTCAACAAATTCAAAACCATCGGTGCCCAAAGGGTTAATAGGGTCAAACATAA
Protein-coding sequences here:
- a CDS encoding homogentisate 1,2-dioxygenase → MRKWASFPLKEGEVSRQAHADFPDRGIYEREVGRSGFFGPATHFHHTHAPTGWSDWEGPLKPRLYNFNNIAGNQNVSPWQVPTLLHNAYCKMRTWRLTESMDYLVRNADGDELLFVHEGSAELYCDYGHLTLRDGDYVVIPRSTMWRLEVTEPLFLLMIEATNDSFQLPEKGLVGNHAIFDAAMIDTPKIDDAFKAQYSEQQSRVQVKRHDQVSQITYPYNPLDAIGWHGDLAVMRINWRDIRPLMSHRYHLPPSAHTTFVAQRFVVCTFVPRPIESDPGALKVPFYHNNDDYDEVLFYHAGDFFSRDNIERGMVTFHPAGFTHGPHPKAFAAGREYKKKFTDEVAVMLDTRDALYVGDAALATENPDYVNSWKIKPAAL
- the hppD gene encoding 4-hydroxyphenylpyruvate dioxygenase; translated protein: MFDPINPLGTDGFEFVEYTAATEQGIADLKQLFKSLGFTEVAKHRSKDAWLYKQGDVNFIVNGQPNSQAEQFAAEHGPSVCAMAFRVKDAAEALKHAVANGAKAYQNQVGPMELNIPAVYGIGSSLLYFVDRYGQNSVYDVDFKFHDNWQAEMEKNQVGLEVIDHLTHNVRRGNMALWAGFYERIGNFREIRYFDIEGKLTGLVSKAMTAPCGKIRIPINESSDDKSQIEEFIREYKGEGIQHIALTTEDIYETVRTLRQRGMDFMPTPDTYYERVNARVEGHTEDLDQLKELRILIDGAPMKDGILLQIFTQTVIGPVFFEIIQRKGNEGFGEGNFKALFESIEEDQIRRGVI